A part of Blastopirellula marina genomic DNA contains:
- a CDS encoding M28 family peptidase, translating into MSSTSIPLPTDQKEERAPRWATYVAALIGVLAIVVMIILNREPSEEPAPPAAKPEDLSRYLPFDGEKAYQHLVDVCKFGPRVSGSQAMKLQQDYIRKYLTDAGAQVQFQSWDIRHPETGQPVTLSNIFGRFHPERTERILLACHYDTRPYADEDPDNPRAPFVGANDGASGVGLLLELARHINAVDTKYGVDVVFLDAEEFIFDRERDPFFVGSTYLAEKYRSADINFRYKWGILVDMVGDKDLQIYQERNSISWRDTRPLVLDVWRVAKKLNIPEFVSRPRHTVNDDHVPLHDIGGIPIIDIIDFDYPSPGYGPKYWHTTKDVPENCSADSLAKVGKVILTWLQELE; encoded by the coding sequence GTGTCTTCCACGAGTATCCCATTGCCGACCGATCAGAAAGAAGAACGCGCACCGCGGTGGGCCACTTATGTGGCCGCGCTAATAGGTGTGTTGGCGATCGTCGTGATGATTATTCTCAATCGGGAGCCCAGCGAAGAGCCTGCCCCACCGGCTGCCAAGCCTGAAGATCTTTCCCGCTACTTGCCGTTCGACGGCGAGAAGGCATACCAGCATTTGGTCGACGTTTGCAAGTTTGGTCCCCGCGTCAGCGGTAGCCAGGCGATGAAGTTGCAGCAAGACTACATCCGAAAGTACCTGACCGACGCTGGTGCTCAAGTTCAATTCCAATCTTGGGACATCCGCCATCCCGAGACCGGTCAGCCGGTAACACTCTCAAACATTTTTGGCCGCTTTCACCCAGAGCGAACCGAGCGAATCTTGCTCGCTTGTCATTACGATACCCGGCCGTATGCTGACGAAGATCCTGATAACCCACGGGCTCCCTTTGTCGGGGCGAACGACGGGGCCAGCGGTGTGGGCTTGTTGTTGGAGTTAGCCAGACACATCAATGCCGTAGACACCAAGTATGGGGTCGACGTTGTCTTCCTGGATGCAGAAGAGTTTATCTTCGATCGCGAGCGTGATCCCTTTTTTGTTGGATCAACCTATCTGGCCGAAAAATATCGCAGTGCCGACATCAACTTCCGTTATAAATGGGGAATCCTGGTCGACATGGTTGGCGACAAGGACCTGCAAATCTACCAGGAACGCAACAGCATCTCCTGGCGAGACACGCGCCCGTTGGTGCTCGACGTGTGGCGAGTGGCGAAGAAATTGAATATTCCGGAATTCGTTTCTCGTCCGCGGCACACCGTGAACGACGACCATGTCCCCTTGCATGATATTGGTGGTATTCCGATCATCGATATCATTGACTTCGATTATCCAAGCCCTGGATATGGTCCGAAGTATTGGCATACCACGAAGGATGTGCCTGAAAATTGCTCGGCGGATTCGCTGGCCAAGGTTGGCAAAGTGATCCTCACCTGGCTTCAAGAACTCGAATAG
- a CDS encoding glycosyltransferase family 9 protein, which produces MLSSAPRILITRLSALGDTVLTLPVLCALRRAYPASQIGWVAEPAAAKVLADRTDLNFLFTVEKGWLTKISEVARLRKALQRHRFEIVIDAQGLTKSAVAGWLSGRAEQITFSRGESRELAPNLARTRIQPTATYVAQRYLQLLAPLGIERPNLEFQMPYDSLAHDSIGERVKTVKAGRYAVLNVGAGWYSKTWIPERFGEVAAQLFRQYDLPSVLLWGNDSEYAYAETAARTARAVEPHCVTILPKLSIAEMKETIRHARLLISGDTGPLHFGVALDTPTISLFGVTKAEYYSPSQGIHRTVQNMYDPLSCRERRKAGNEAMQSISTEDVLTQVDSLLSMRHSKAA; this is translated from the coding sequence ATGCTATCATCTGCCCCCCGCATCCTTATCACCCGTTTGAGTGCCCTGGGAGATACGGTCCTCACCCTACCGGTTCTATGCGCGCTGCGACGTGCCTATCCGGCGTCCCAAATTGGCTGGGTGGCCGAACCAGCCGCTGCCAAGGTGTTGGCTGATCGGACCGATCTCAATTTCCTGTTCACGGTTGAAAAAGGGTGGCTGACGAAAATCAGTGAAGTTGCTCGGCTGCGGAAAGCCTTGCAGCGACACCGCTTCGAGATCGTGATCGACGCCCAAGGACTCACCAAGAGTGCCGTCGCTGGCTGGCTTTCTGGAAGAGCCGAGCAAATCACATTCTCACGTGGAGAATCGCGGGAACTAGCACCCAATCTGGCACGCACAAGGATTCAACCGACCGCGACCTACGTTGCTCAGCGCTATTTGCAATTACTGGCACCATTGGGAATTGAGCGGCCAAATCTTGAATTTCAGATGCCATACGATAGTCTCGCCCATGATTCAATCGGCGAGCGAGTGAAGACCGTCAAAGCTGGCCGCTATGCGGTACTCAACGTTGGGGCTGGATGGTACTCGAAGACCTGGATTCCAGAACGCTTCGGTGAAGTGGCTGCCCAGTTATTCCGGCAATACGACCTTCCAAGCGTCCTGTTATGGGGTAATGATTCGGAATACGCATACGCAGAAACGGCTGCTCGGACGGCACGCGCGGTGGAACCTCACTGCGTAACCATCCTTCCGAAACTGTCGATCGCGGAAATGAAAGAAACGATCCGTCATGCCCGGTTGCTAATTAGCGGTGACACGGGACCTTTGCACTTCGGCGTCGCCCTCGACACGCCCACGATTTCCCTGTTCGGTGTGACCAAAGCCGAGTACTATAGTCCAAGTCAGGGTATCCATCGTACGGTGCAAAATATGTACGATCCCCTTTCGTGCCGCGAGAGACGTAAGGCCGGAAACGAGGCCATGCAGTCAATCTCGACCGAGGATGTGCTGACCCAGGTAGACAGCCTGCTTTCAATGCGCCATTCTAAAGCTGCATGA
- a CDS encoding PDZ domain-containing protein, producing MTFRRNYCLLGCLVLGNMMLPLAVGAEPTASTSAEVTTTESAPSEAEIKQWIEQLDSDKFLVRESATQKLTTAKANSIPMLIESIRTASSLEKAFRCIHVLRNFAAGHDIDMEKQATAELVEISETQNDRVAGYAKEVLKRIAPIKQERAIRMLSGLGIRFSSYSAQPSGFQAQIMSGPGIIIDSSYQGNVDDLYYLRHLQFIEDVQISNDKVTADWFAQIAKMPNVRLMTIKDGPVNVAMLRELEPILPKLDAIRLYYIDVNVEVAPLAAKLDNATYVEFYGLPLSEADERQITQVLPPTAQANVKFRSGGFLGVSGSGSGMTGTCYIQNVHQDSGAYKAGLRGGDTVIEAVGTTVESFQHLINLLKDKKVGETIDLKVNRHGRTLKMSVTLGKWPMRPDYGP from the coding sequence GTGACTTTCCGTCGAAATTACTGCCTGCTCGGTTGCCTGGTTTTGGGCAACATGATGTTACCGTTGGCGGTAGGGGCGGAGCCGACCGCTTCCACGTCTGCCGAGGTGACCACCACGGAATCTGCCCCCAGCGAGGCCGAAATCAAGCAGTGGATCGAGCAACTCGATAGCGACAAATTCCTAGTGCGGGAAAGTGCTACTCAGAAGCTAACGACCGCCAAGGCGAACTCGATTCCCATGCTGATTGAAAGCATCAGGACCGCCAGCAGTCTCGAAAAGGCGTTTCGTTGTATCCATGTCCTACGCAACTTCGCGGCAGGTCACGACATTGATATGGAGAAGCAAGCGACCGCCGAGTTGGTGGAAATCTCAGAAACTCAAAACGATCGCGTCGCCGGCTACGCCAAGGAAGTCCTCAAGCGGATTGCTCCCATTAAGCAAGAACGTGCGATTCGCATGCTCAGTGGTTTAGGAATTCGGTTTTCTTCGTACAGTGCCCAGCCATCGGGATTCCAGGCTCAGATCATGTCAGGGCCTGGTATCATCATCGACTCGAGCTACCAGGGGAATGTCGACGACCTGTACTATCTGCGTCATCTTCAGTTCATCGAAGACGTCCAGATCAGTAACGACAAGGTGACGGCCGATTGGTTTGCTCAGATCGCAAAGATGCCGAACGTGCGGTTGATGACTATTAAGGATGGTCCTGTCAACGTCGCGATGCTTCGCGAATTAGAACCGATCCTCCCGAAGTTAGACGCGATTCGTCTGTATTACATCGACGTGAATGTCGAGGTCGCTCCCCTGGCAGCTAAGCTTGACAACGCTACGTACGTTGAGTTTTACGGGCTTCCGCTCAGCGAAGCGGATGAGCGGCAGATTACTCAAGTCTTACCCCCCACTGCTCAGGCAAACGTCAAGTTCCGCAGCGGTGGCTTTCTCGGCGTATCTGGATCAGGTTCTGGGATGACCGGCACTTGTTACATTCAAAACGTCCATCAAGACAGCGGCGCCTACAAAGCGGGCCTGCGTGGTGGTGATACCGTGATCGAGGCCGTTGGTACGACGGTCGAGAGTTTCCAACACCTGATTAACTTGCTCAAAGATAAGAAGGTTGGCGAGACGATTGATCTTAAGGTCAATCGTCATGGGCGAACGTTGAAGATGAGTGTGACACTGGGTAAATGGCCGATGCGACCCGACTACGGCCCGTAA
- a CDS encoding class I SAM-dependent methyltransferase: MTAPQLAPFQYSLLDFGSGRKLEQFGSVILDRYSPSAEGFIASNPKIWPQAIAKYVRKSETEGVWHDGSRLPENWQIAAGQLKFRLKTTKFGHLGLFPEQFENWQWLQRTCQQSSPPLKLLNLFAYTGGSSLACALGGGEVAHVDAAANVVKWARHNAELSQLTDAPIRWIAEDARKFVKRENKRGNKYDGVILDPPTYGHGSKGEVWRIGKHLPLLLGHLNQLLSDDPKLILLTCHSPGFEADTLRALIGEYFPSIRRQAIEAGPLTITDKKGRQLPSGYFARYESVT; the protein is encoded by the coding sequence ATGACCGCCCCCCAATTGGCTCCCTTTCAATATAGCTTGCTCGACTTCGGTTCCGGGAGAAAGCTGGAGCAATTTGGATCGGTGATTCTCGATCGCTATTCCCCGTCTGCCGAAGGCTTTATAGCTTCTAACCCGAAAATCTGGCCTCAGGCCATCGCCAAGTACGTACGTAAGAGCGAAACAGAAGGAGTTTGGCACGATGGCAGTCGCCTGCCAGAGAATTGGCAGATCGCCGCAGGTCAGCTCAAATTTCGGTTGAAAACCACTAAATTTGGTCACTTAGGCCTCTTTCCCGAACAATTCGAGAACTGGCAGTGGCTTCAGCGAACTTGCCAACAAAGCTCGCCGCCACTGAAATTGCTCAATTTGTTTGCCTACACAGGGGGCTCCTCCTTGGCATGTGCATTAGGCGGAGGGGAAGTCGCTCATGTGGATGCGGCGGCCAACGTGGTGAAATGGGCTCGCCATAACGCCGAACTGTCCCAGCTTACCGATGCCCCCATCCGCTGGATCGCGGAGGATGCCCGTAAGTTCGTCAAGCGCGAGAATAAGCGGGGTAATAAGTACGACGGCGTGATTCTCGATCCTCCTACCTACGGCCATGGCTCGAAGGGGGAAGTTTGGCGTATCGGTAAGCATCTGCCTTTGCTGCTAGGGCACCTGAATCAACTGCTAAGTGACGACCCGAAATTGATCTTGCTGACGTGCCATTCCCCTGGCTTCGAGGCCGACACGTTGAGGGCCTTGATTGGCGAGTACTTCCCCAGCATCCGTCGCCAAGCGATTGAAGCAGGGCCGCTCACGATCACGGACAAAAAAGGACGCCAACTACCCAGTGGCTATTTTGCTCGGTACGAAAGCGTGACTTAA
- a CDS encoding TrmH family RNA methyltransferase, whose product METIRSLQNSQIKAAVKLRDRRGRTQQQRTIIDGLREISRAVACGFPIETIYVDPAALSGPEKDTFEEVLAKVSPNTITHVTREVMTKLAFGERVEGAVAVAKLPKTSLSEIKLPPCPLIGVIEQVEKPGNVGAILRTMDAVGANLLISADGRTDLFNPNAIRASLGTIFSVPVVDATSEETIKFLRGEGIQMLAARVDGSVSYTTVDMTKPTALILGSEAHGLSDNWHQAGITNIHLPMNGIADSLNVSTTAAVLLYEALRQRA is encoded by the coding sequence ATGGAAACTATCCGCTCGCTTCAAAACTCGCAGATCAAAGCGGCTGTGAAACTTCGCGACCGGCGGGGACGCACACAGCAGCAGCGAACGATTATTGACGGCCTGCGAGAGATCAGTCGCGCCGTGGCCTGTGGATTTCCGATTGAGACTATTTATGTCGATCCAGCGGCACTTTCTGGCCCAGAGAAAGACACATTCGAAGAAGTCCTGGCCAAGGTTTCACCGAATACGATCACACATGTCACACGCGAGGTTATGACGAAGTTGGCCTTTGGAGAACGCGTGGAAGGGGCCGTGGCGGTCGCCAAACTTCCCAAGACTTCCCTCAGCGAAATCAAGCTCCCACCGTGTCCTTTGATTGGTGTTATCGAACAGGTCGAAAAGCCAGGGAATGTTGGGGCGATTCTAAGAACGATGGACGCCGTCGGAGCAAACCTGTTAATCTCAGCCGACGGGCGTACCGATCTTTTCAATCCAAATGCCATCCGCGCGAGCCTCGGCACTATCTTCTCGGTACCGGTGGTCGATGCCACATCGGAAGAGACTATCAAATTCCTGAGAGGGGAGGGGATTCAGATGCTGGCCGCACGCGTGGACGGTTCAGTTTCTTACACCACCGTCGACATGACGAAACCTACCGCTCTCATTCTTGGCAGTGAAGCACACGGGCTCAGTGATAATTGGCATCAAGCTGGGATTACGAATATCCACCTACCGATGAATGGCATCGCAGACAGCTTGAACGTCTCGACCACTGCAGCCGTGCTGCTTTATGAAGCGTTGCGGCAGCGAGCTTAG
- the folD gene encoding bifunctional methylenetetrahydrofolate dehydrogenase/methenyltetrahydrofolate cyclohydrolase FolD, protein MSATILDGKTVANALQEEIAGRVEQFKSETGITPCLAAVLVGEDPASQVYVRNKERACEKVGMASELFRMPEDISQQDLLALVNQLNQDDNVSGILVQLPLPKHLDASEVLDAIDPKKDVDCFHPSNVGLLSQGRPNFLPCTPHGVVQILKHFDLPTAGKNVCILGRSDIVGKPLALMLMQRTSETCGPDYANATVTVCHSRTPNLKELTAQADILVAAIGVAKFVTADMVKPGAIVVDVGINRTEEGLCGDVDYDALLEVAGAVTPVPGGVGRLTVTMLMENTLKAAMLQAK, encoded by the coding sequence GTGAGTGCCACGATTCTGGATGGAAAAACGGTTGCCAATGCCCTGCAAGAGGAAATCGCAGGTCGTGTGGAGCAATTCAAAAGCGAAACAGGCATTACTCCTTGTCTTGCGGCCGTACTGGTGGGGGAAGACCCAGCCAGCCAGGTCTATGTCCGCAACAAAGAGCGAGCGTGTGAAAAAGTCGGTATGGCCAGCGAGTTATTTCGCATGCCAGAGGACATCTCGCAGCAGGATCTGCTCGCTTTAGTGAATCAGCTTAACCAGGATGACAATGTAAGTGGTATCTTGGTTCAGTTACCGTTGCCAAAGCATCTCGACGCTTCCGAAGTACTCGATGCGATTGATCCCAAAAAGGACGTCGACTGCTTTCATCCCAGTAACGTCGGTTTGCTTTCGCAAGGACGACCGAACTTCCTGCCCTGCACGCCGCATGGCGTGGTACAGATTCTTAAGCACTTCGATCTACCGACGGCCGGGAAGAACGTCTGTATTCTTGGGCGAAGTGATATCGTTGGCAAACCACTTGCCCTGATGTTGATGCAGCGAACAAGCGAAACCTGTGGTCCTGACTATGCCAATGCGACTGTAACTGTTTGTCATAGCCGGACCCCAAATCTGAAAGAATTGACTGCCCAGGCCGACATTTTGGTCGCCGCGATCGGTGTGGCTAAGTTTGTCACCGCTGATATGGTGAAGCCAGGAGCAATTGTCGTTGACGTTGGTATCAATCGCACGGAAGAAGGATTGTGCGGCGATGTCGACTATGACGCACTACTGGAAGTCGCTGGAGCCGTGACACCTGTGCCGGGCGGCGTCGGGCGATTGACCGTTACCATGTTGATGGAAAACACGTTGAAAGCAGCGATGCTGCAAGCGAAGTAG
- a CDS encoding NADPH-dependent assimilatory sulfite reductase hemoprotein subunit yields the protein MASTDKKLSPVEGIKDDSNYLRGNIATEMVDGTDHFSKESIQLIKHFGMYQQDDRDARAASRAAGGSGKEYIMMVRTRLPAGLLTSKQLMEELDLCDELGNGTLRITSRQATQFHGIHKDNVRTLMQRMKGVGLTTLGACGDVNRNVMCCPAPFKNNQLHNQIQDMSFQLADHFAPKTGAYREIFLQDPETGEKEQVDTGETIEPIYGKHYLPRKFKMGICLPEDNCIDVYTQDLGMIAIHEEGKIIGYNILVGGGMGRTPSADKTYPALGMKLTYVSPEDLIPVCEAIVKVQRDFGNREDRKVARLKYTVRNMGLDEFKKKVEEYFGRDLPDPHPADVTDFDDHKGWSEQGDGNWFYGLNVENGRIADNETHSLKTAIREICTTLDPGIHFTGHQDIIFSGIAEADKGKLEDILRKHKVVLTEEISNTLRWSMACVAWPTCGLSITESERALPGMVDDLEKEVEKLGLSGEKFTMRMTGCPNGCARPYNSDIGLVGRAKEKYTMFLGGRLLGNRLSYIYKDMVPADEVVPELVKVLTVFKEQRVEGESLGDFCDRLGQEKLLEATGG from the coding sequence ATGGCTTCCACTGATAAAAAGCTGAGCCCGGTAGAGGGCATCAAAGACGACAGCAATTACCTCCGCGGCAACATCGCCACCGAAATGGTTGACGGAACGGACCATTTCAGCAAAGAGAGCATCCAGCTCATCAAGCACTTTGGCATGTACCAGCAAGACGATCGTGACGCTCGTGCTGCCAGCCGAGCCGCCGGGGGTTCGGGCAAAGAGTACATCATGATGGTCCGGACACGGCTGCCAGCCGGTCTGTTGACCAGCAAGCAACTCATGGAAGAACTCGACCTGTGCGATGAGCTAGGCAACGGCACGCTCCGCATCACTAGCCGTCAGGCCACGCAATTCCACGGCATTCACAAGGACAACGTTCGCACGCTGATGCAGCGGATGAAGGGCGTCGGTTTGACCACGCTTGGCGCTTGTGGCGACGTCAACCGTAACGTCATGTGCTGCCCAGCTCCGTTCAAGAACAACCAGTTGCACAACCAGATCCAGGACATGTCGTTCCAACTGGCCGATCACTTCGCCCCGAAAACCGGCGCCTACCGCGAGATCTTCCTGCAAGATCCGGAAACCGGCGAGAAGGAACAGGTCGACACTGGCGAAACCATCGAACCGATCTACGGTAAGCATTACCTGCCTCGTAAATTCAAGATGGGCATCTGCCTGCCAGAAGATAACTGCATCGACGTCTATACCCAAGACTTGGGCATGATCGCCATCCACGAGGAGGGCAAGATCATTGGCTACAACATCCTGGTCGGTGGTGGTATGGGTCGTACGCCAAGCGCGGACAAGACCTATCCAGCCCTCGGTATGAAACTGACCTACGTTTCGCCAGAAGACCTCATCCCGGTTTGCGAAGCGATTGTCAAAGTTCAGCGTGACTTCGGTAATCGCGAAGACCGCAAGGTCGCGCGGCTGAAGTACACGGTCCGCAACATGGGCTTGGACGAGTTTAAGAAGAAGGTCGAAGAATACTTCGGCCGCGACCTTCCCGATCCGCACCCAGCCGACGTCACCGACTTCGACGACCACAAAGGTTGGTCGGAGCAGGGGGATGGTAACTGGTTCTATGGTCTGAACGTCGAGAACGGCCGTATTGCCGATAACGAGACGCACAGCTTGAAGACCGCAATTCGCGAGATCTGTACGACTCTTGATCCCGGCATTCACTTCACCGGCCACCAGGACATCATCTTCAGCGGCATCGCCGAAGCTGACAAAGGCAAGCTGGAAGACATCCTGCGGAAGCACAAAGTCGTGCTCACCGAAGAAATCAGCAACACGCTTCGCTGGTCGATGGCCTGTGTCGCTTGGCCGACGTGTGGTCTTTCGATCACCGAAAGCGAACGTGCGCTACCTGGCATGGTCGATGACCTGGAAAAGGAAGTTGAAAAGCTTGGTCTTTCCGGCGAGAAGTTCACCATGCGAATGACCGGCTGCCCCAATGGCTGTGCCCGGCCTTATAACAGCGACATCGGCCTGGTTGGTCGTGCGAAGGAAAAGTACACCATGTTCCTCGGCGGCCGTTTGCTCGGCAACCGCTTGAGCTACATCTACAAAGACATGGTCCCTGCCGATGAAGTGGTTCCAGAACTGGTGAAGGTGCTCACCGTATTCAAGGAACAGCGCGTTGAAGGGGAAAGTCTCGGAGACTTCTGCGATCGCCTGGGGCAAGAGAAGCTGCTGGAAGCAACCGGCGGCTAA
- a CDS encoding formylmethanofuran dehydrogenase subunit A, whose amino-acid sequence MGYLVLENGTVHDPTNGVDGEVQTLWLKDSKVVAPPTENQPPIDRRIDCRGYVVMPGGVDMHCHIAGPKVNIGRQMTPEYRRDEGIPRSEGRRSASGGLLPSTVGTGYMFAGLGYTTAMDAAIPGLHARHAHEDLLDTPLLDKGFYLLFGNNHFVMDRIREERTDCLDAYLAWALSSTSAYAVKVVNPGGVENWKHISRKTVQQLDEPVPGFGVSPRQIVRNLAASVDRLQLPHAVHIHCNNLGVPGNSETTLRTMEALGGHRGHFAHTQFHSYAGDENDPASFRSAVPELVEYVNEHENITIDVGHVNPGQTLGVTGDAPFGYFLSKLTGNRWYAADGELESSCGVIPMEFQPQKVLVHAVQWAAALEWYLMMKDPWRIAMSSDHPNGGAVFRYPEIIHLLMDAAFRREAIARMHKTLGDRTMLADLDREYSLNEIAIITRAAPAKMLGLTTKGHLGIGADADVTIYTPSLNRTEMFQRPRYVVQAGRVIVEDGEIGREVFGKLFAVNPGMDDGQLPVIQKWFDEAHTIRFRNFAIEKQHLGEVHTVATS is encoded by the coding sequence TTGGGTTACCTCGTCCTCGAAAACGGTACCGTTCACGATCCGACTAACGGCGTAGATGGCGAGGTTCAAACCCTCTGGCTGAAAGATAGCAAGGTGGTTGCTCCGCCGACGGAGAATCAGCCACCGATCGATCGGCGGATTGATTGTCGCGGCTACGTGGTGATGCCTGGCGGGGTAGATATGCACTGCCACATCGCCGGTCCGAAGGTAAATATCGGTCGCCAGATGACGCCCGAGTATCGCCGCGACGAAGGAATCCCACGTAGCGAAGGTCGCCGCAGTGCAAGTGGTGGCTTGCTTCCTAGCACGGTCGGTACCGGCTATATGTTTGCTGGTCTGGGTTACACGACGGCAATGGATGCGGCCATTCCTGGCTTACATGCTCGGCACGCGCATGAGGACCTGCTCGATACGCCGCTGCTGGACAAAGGTTTTTACCTTCTGTTTGGTAACAACCATTTCGTGATGGATCGGATTCGGGAAGAGCGGACCGATTGCCTAGATGCCTATTTGGCTTGGGCCCTTAGTTCGACAAGTGCCTATGCGGTGAAGGTTGTGAATCCTGGCGGTGTCGAAAACTGGAAGCACATCAGCCGCAAGACGGTTCAGCAGCTAGACGAGCCCGTGCCTGGCTTCGGTGTCTCGCCGCGACAGATTGTGCGAAACCTGGCCGCTTCGGTCGATCGATTGCAATTGCCGCACGCAGTGCACATTCATTGCAACAATCTGGGCGTTCCGGGCAACAGCGAAACGACACTGCGGACGATGGAAGCCCTAGGCGGACATCGTGGCCACTTCGCGCACACCCAGTTTCATAGCTATGCCGGCGACGAGAACGATCCGGCCAGTTTCCGTTCGGCCGTGCCCGAACTGGTGGAGTACGTCAACGAGCACGAGAACATCACCATCGACGTTGGCCATGTGAATCCAGGGCAAACGTTGGGTGTGACGGGCGACGCGCCGTTTGGCTACTTCCTGTCGAAGCTGACCGGTAATCGCTGGTACGCGGCCGACGGCGAACTAGAAAGCAGCTGCGGCGTGATTCCGATGGAGTTTCAACCGCAGAAGGTGTTGGTACACGCCGTGCAGTGGGCGGCCGCGCTGGAATGGTACTTGATGATGAAAGACCCGTGGCGAATCGCGATGAGCAGCGATCATCCCAACGGTGGTGCCGTCTTTCGTTATCCGGAAATCATTCACCTGCTGATGGATGCCGCGTTCCGTCGCGAGGCGATCGCGCGGATGCACAAGACACTCGGCGATCGGACGATGTTAGCTGATTTAGATCGCGAGTATTCGCTCAACGAAATCGCGATCATTACTCGCGCCGCGCCGGCGAAGATGCTCGGGCTAACCACGAAGGGGCATCTTGGCATCGGTGCTGACGCCGACGTAACCATCTACACGCCTAGTCTCAATCGGACTGAGATGTTCCAAAGGCCACGCTACGTAGTGCAAGCTGGTCGGGTGATCGTCGAAGATGGCGAAATCGGCCGCGAGGTGTTCGGCAAACTGTTCGCTGTCAATCCTGGCATGGACGACGGCCAATTGCCAGTCATCCAGAAATGGTTCGACGAAGCCCATACAATTCGCTTCCGTAATTTCGCGATCGAAAAACAGCATTTAGGGGAAGTTCATACGGTGGCTACGTCGTAA
- a CDS encoding twin-arginine translocase subunit TatC produces MNSKINDDFFEGSSMSFGDHLEELRSCLFKALIWLGVGVAIGLYFGSDVVKFIEQPIQQALVRYYQKKSIARLEENLGIELTDAQETKVLEELQDKDWAPVDIWVEPDEIKRLANYEPPKEGEPSDDATKLPEVDDEPKKEDESPSGEKETDKDLDVRKALQDAKVLPETEPIRMRTWQRIEPSTEALRVEEVFMIWMKAGIVFGAILASPGIFWHLWQFVAAGLYPHEKKYVWIFMPFSLTLFFGGACIAYFLAFTPVLDFLFSFNLMTGIDPRPRISEWMGFVIMLPLGFGISFQLPLVMLLLNRIGLFSIEAYTANWRVSVLVIFFLSMILTPSDPISMMLLAVPLSLLYFMGIGLCKWMPSTRTPFPEAK; encoded by the coding sequence ATGAACAGCAAGATCAACGATGATTTCTTTGAAGGCTCTTCGATGTCGTTCGGCGACCACCTCGAAGAGCTCCGCTCGTGTCTCTTTAAGGCGCTCATCTGGCTCGGCGTCGGTGTGGCAATCGGACTGTACTTCGGTTCCGATGTCGTCAAATTCATCGAGCAGCCGATTCAACAAGCCTTGGTGCGATACTACCAGAAGAAGTCGATTGCTCGTCTGGAAGAAAACCTTGGTATCGAACTTACGGATGCGCAAGAAACCAAGGTGCTTGAAGAGCTGCAAGATAAGGACTGGGCGCCGGTCGATATCTGGGTCGAGCCAGACGAGATCAAGCGTCTTGCGAATTACGAACCGCCGAAAGAAGGCGAACCAAGCGACGACGCGACGAAACTGCCCGAGGTCGACGACGAGCCAAAGAAGGAAGACGAATCTCCTTCCGGCGAAAAGGAAACCGATAAAGATCTCGACGTTCGTAAGGCGTTACAAGATGCGAAGGTCCTGCCAGAGACCGAACCAATTCGGATGCGAACTTGGCAGCGGATCGAACCTTCCACAGAAGCACTTCGCGTGGAAGAAGTGTTCATGATTTGGATGAAAGCTGGCATTGTGTTCGGGGCGATCTTGGCCAGCCCAGGCATTTTCTGGCACTTGTGGCAATTTGTCGCGGCTGGGCTTTATCCGCACGAGAAGAAGTACGTGTGGATCTTTATGCCGTTCAGCTTGACGCTGTTCTTCGGCGGTGCCTGTATCGCGTACTTCCTGGCGTTCACACCGGTGCTCGACTTTTTGTTCAGCTTCAACTTGATGACTGGGATCGATCCTCGTCCGCGAATTAGCGAGTGGATGGGTTTCGTGATCATGTTGCCACTCGGCTTCGGGATTAGTTTCCAGTTGCCGCTGGTGATGTTGTTGCTGAACCGGATCGGTTTGTTCAGCATCGAAGCCTACACGGCAAACTGGCGCGTGTCGGTGTTGGTGATCTTCTTCCTGTCGATGATTTTGACACCGTCTGATCCGATCAGCATGATGTTACTAGCGGTTCCGCTCAGCTTGCTTTACTTCATGGGCATCGGCTTGTGTAAGTGGATGCCATCGACCCGGACACCGTTCCCTGAGGCCAAATAA